In Luteimonas sp. MC1750, the following proteins share a genomic window:
- a CDS encoding glycosyltransferase family 2 protein — protein sequence MPPLSATVITFNEADRLGDCLASLAFCDEIVVVDSGSTDATRAIAEAAGARVLVRPFDGFRSQKQFAVEQAAHDWVLCVDADERIGPVLAAAIRTARADGFRGAAGYRFARCSAYFGRFLRHGNAYPDRQMRLFDRRRGGWRGDREIHERATVDGPVRSLDGDLLHLPFRSFEHQLAKGGQYAQMMAGHAHARGRRATLSKLVVAPWWRFWRGYVLRGGFLDGWAGLVYAFVTADNARQKTIRLWLLQNELNAPSVPSTPARDGSAGRDTGP from the coding sequence ATGCCGCCGCTCTCCGCCACCGTGATCACCTTCAACGAGGCCGACCGCCTTGGCGACTGCCTGGCCTCGCTGGCGTTCTGCGACGAGATCGTCGTGGTCGACTCCGGCTCCACCGACGCCACCCGCGCGATCGCCGAAGCCGCGGGCGCCCGGGTGCTGGTGCGGCCATTCGACGGCTTCCGCAGCCAGAAGCAGTTCGCGGTCGAACAGGCCGCGCACGACTGGGTCCTGTGCGTGGACGCGGACGAGCGCATCGGCCCCGTGCTGGCCGCCGCGATCCGGACCGCGCGCGCGGACGGCTTCCGCGGCGCCGCGGGTTACCGGTTCGCGCGCTGCTCGGCGTACTTCGGCCGCTTCCTGCGCCATGGCAATGCCTATCCCGACCGGCAGATGCGGCTGTTCGACCGCCGCCGCGGCGGCTGGCGCGGCGACCGCGAGATCCACGAGCGTGCAACCGTCGACGGCCCCGTGCGCTCGCTCGACGGGGACCTCCTGCACCTCCCGTTCCGCTCCTTCGAGCATCAGCTCGCCAAGGGCGGCCAGTACGCGCAGATGATGGCGGGGCACGCCCACGCCCGCGGCAGGCGCGCGACGCTGTCGAAGCTGGTCGTGGCGCCGTGGTGGCGCTTCTGGCGCGGCTACGTGCTGCGCGGCGGTTTCCTCGACGGCTGGGCCGGCCTGGTCTACGCCTTCGTGACCGCCGACAACGCGCGCCAGAAGACCATCCGGCTGTGGCTGCTGCAGAACGAGCTCAACGCCCCGTCGGTCCCCAGTACCCCAGCTCGCGACGGATCTGCAGGCCGCGATACAGGGCCGTGA
- a CDS encoding PH domain-containing protein, whose protein sequence is MTTPPAERRLHPWSWLFVLLQQLRQFLVPLVVLVFVGGRADDGYLLWPLVGVAALVVSAVWQYYTFRYRVDEDRLVVREGVFERQVRQIPFARIHNVALHQTLLHRAFDVAEVRLESAGGTKAEAEMRVLPMAEAIALERLIRTRGAATPAVPGTDTADARADDADPADGRVLLALPFGEQVRLGLVSNRGLVVVAGAFALAWQAFPDRVMADLVRQYAGQVVGYAGSLVHGAAVRVMALALLVLFALVLLRLLSVLLALTQYHGFRLLLQGRRVTVERGLLTRLRTSVSRRRIQAWTLHEGLLHRLLGRRTLQVDTVGGAGEAGEQRALLELAPIATPEACDALVREVLPGASWPPVGWRRLHRRAWQRLALPGAAFSLVAAAAASWYAGPVGLAALAWLPWALFAARRHAGRAGYALDGRMLAVRGGWWSRHWRFAEIDKVQALRLEQSPLDRAFGMASLWLDTAGARPGSEPLRLRFIPEAEARALHGRLAAELARMPLRW, encoded by the coding sequence ATGACCACGCCGCCGGCTGAGCGCCGCCTGCACCCCTGGTCCTGGCTGTTCGTGCTGCTGCAGCAGCTGCGGCAGTTCCTGGTGCCGCTGGTGGTCCTGGTGTTCGTGGGCGGCCGGGCCGACGACGGCTACCTGCTGTGGCCGCTGGTCGGCGTCGCGGCCCTGGTGGTCAGCGCCGTCTGGCAGTACTACACCTTCCGCTACCGGGTCGACGAGGACCGGCTGGTGGTGCGGGAAGGCGTGTTCGAGCGGCAGGTGCGCCAGATCCCGTTCGCGCGGATCCACAACGTCGCGCTGCACCAGACCCTGCTGCACCGCGCCTTCGACGTCGCCGAGGTCCGGCTGGAGTCGGCCGGCGGCACCAAGGCCGAGGCCGAGATGCGGGTCCTGCCGATGGCCGAGGCGATCGCGCTCGAGCGACTCATCCGCACCCGCGGCGCCGCGACGCCGGCGGTCCCGGGCACGGACACGGCCGATGCCCGCGCCGACGACGCCGACCCCGCGGACGGCCGGGTCCTGCTGGCCCTGCCCTTCGGCGAACAGGTCCGGCTGGGGCTGGTGAGCAACCGCGGCCTGGTCGTGGTGGCCGGCGCCTTCGCGCTGGCCTGGCAGGCCTTCCCCGACCGCGTCATGGCCGACCTGGTGCGCCAGTACGCCGGCCAGGTCGTGGGCTATGCGGGCAGCCTGGTGCACGGGGCGGCCGTCCGGGTCATGGCGCTGGCCCTGCTGGTGCTGTTCGCCCTGGTCCTGCTGCGGCTGCTGTCGGTGCTGCTGGCGCTGACCCAGTACCACGGCTTCCGGCTGCTGCTGCAGGGGCGGCGCGTGACCGTCGAGCGCGGCCTGCTGACGCGCCTGCGCACCAGCGTCTCGCGGCGGCGCATCCAGGCCTGGACCCTGCACGAGGGGCTGCTGCACCGGCTGCTCGGGCGGCGCACGCTGCAGGTCGATACCGTCGGCGGCGCGGGCGAGGCCGGCGAGCAGCGCGCGCTGCTCGAACTGGCGCCGATCGCCACGCCCGAGGCCTGCGACGCGCTGGTGCGCGAGGTCCTTCCAGGCGCGTCCTGGCCACCGGTCGGCTGGCGTCGGCTGCATCGGCGTGCCTGGCAGCGCCTGGCCCTGCCGGGCGCGGCGTTCTCGCTGGTGGCCGCGGCAGCGGCCTCCTGGTACGCCGGCCCGGTCGGACTGGCCGCGCTCGCCTGGCTGCCCTGGGCGCTGTTCGCCGCGCGCCGCCATGCCGGTCGCGCGGGCTACGCGCTGGATGGCCGGATGCTGGCGGTGCGCGGCGGCTGGTGGTCGCGGCACTGGCGCTTCGCCGAGATCGACAAGGTCCAGGCCCTGCGCCTCGAGCAGTCACCACTGGACCGCGCCTTCGGCATGGCCAGCCTGTGGCTCGATACCGCGGGCGCCCGGCCGGGCTCGGAACCGCTGCGCCTGCGCTTCATCCCCGAGGCCGAGGCCCGCGCGCTGCATGGCCGGCTGGCGGCCGAGCTGGCGCGGATGCCGCTGCGCTGGTAG
- a CDS encoding glycosyltransferase family 2 protein, translating to MERKPEASVIFTTYNQPEWLEKVLHGFAAQDRDDFEVLVADDGSDAHTRERLQALIPRLPMPVRHLWQPDEGFRKCEALNKAIAAARADYLVFTDGDCIPRADFLSTHLRERERGRFLSGGYHKLPMATSRAISEEDVRSQRCFDASWLHAEGMPRSHRDRKLTAGPGMARLLDLVSPARASWNGHNASAWRRDVLAVNGFDQRMRYGGEDREFGERLANAGIRGKRIRHRAIVVHLDHPRGYVTAEGVAFNRALREETRRTRRTWTGCGIDAGPAPDVRPVATIGQASRA from the coding sequence ATGGAGCGCAAGCCCGAAGCCAGCGTCATCTTCACCACCTACAACCAGCCGGAGTGGCTGGAGAAGGTGCTGCACGGCTTCGCCGCCCAGGACCGCGACGACTTCGAAGTGCTGGTCGCCGACGACGGCAGCGACGCGCACACGCGCGAACGGCTGCAGGCGCTCATCCCGCGCCTGCCGATGCCGGTGCGCCACCTGTGGCAGCCCGACGAGGGCTTCCGCAAGTGCGAGGCCCTCAACAAGGCGATCGCCGCGGCGCGCGCGGACTACCTGGTGTTCACCGATGGCGACTGCATCCCGCGCGCCGACTTCCTGTCGACCCACCTGCGCGAGCGCGAGCGCGGACGCTTCCTCTCCGGCGGCTACCACAAGCTGCCGATGGCCACGAGCCGCGCCATCTCGGAGGAGGACGTCCGCAGCCAGCGCTGCTTCGACGCGAGCTGGCTGCACGCCGAAGGCATGCCGCGGTCGCATCGGGACCGCAAGCTCACCGCCGGCCCGGGCATGGCCCGCCTGCTCGACCTGGTCAGCCCGGCGCGCGCGAGCTGGAACGGCCACAACGCGTCGGCGTGGCGGCGCGACGTGCTCGCGGTCAACGGCTTCGACCAGCGCATGCGCTATGGCGGCGAGGACCGCGAGTTCGGCGAGCGCCTGGCCAACGCCGGCATCCGCGGCAAGCGCATCCGCCACCGGGCGATCGTGGTCCACCTCGACCACCCGCGCGGCTACGTGACCGCCGAGGGCGTCGCCTTCAACCGCGCGCTGCGCGAGGAGACCCGCCGAACCCGGCGGACCTGGACCGGATGCGGCATCGATGCCGGCCCGGCGCCGGACGTGCGGCCGGTCGCGACCATCGGGCAGGCCAGCCGCGCCTGA
- a CDS encoding lauroyl acyltransferase, whose protein sequence is MTDLLASLLHAMATAVGRLPWPLQRALGDGLGGLARRLGTRESVVALRNLELALPALDPAARQALHREVMRTTGRQAVETLRLWTRPHADNLALIRERHGEVLFDAALASGRGLIVAAPHHGNWELLNQWLAARTPLAILYKPPESKVGEAFLRRVRADADAGRVTQVRAEGPGIRQLFKTLKDGGVVGILPDQQPKAGDGVFAPFFGRQALTMTLLSRLAERSGATVLFCSCERLEGPDLAYALRIDPAPEAIHDPDTTASVAALNAGVERMARRAPAQYQWTYKRYTLRPPGSGETNPYRDLETGR, encoded by the coding sequence ATGACCGACCTGCTCGCAAGCCTCCTGCATGCCATGGCCACGGCGGTGGGTCGCCTGCCGTGGCCGCTGCAGCGCGCGCTCGGCGATGGCCTGGGTGGCCTGGCGCGGCGCCTGGGCACACGCGAGAGCGTGGTCGCGCTGCGCAACCTGGAGCTCGCCCTGCCCGCGCTGGACCCCGCCGCCCGCCAGGCGCTGCACCGCGAGGTGATGCGCACGACCGGACGGCAGGCGGTGGAGACCCTGCGGCTGTGGACGCGCCCGCACGCCGACAACCTCGCGCTGATCCGCGAGCGCCACGGGGAAGTCCTGTTCGACGCGGCCCTGGCCTCGGGCCGCGGCCTGATCGTGGCGGCTCCGCACCACGGCAACTGGGAGCTGCTCAACCAGTGGCTCGCCGCACGCACCCCGCTGGCGATCCTCTACAAGCCGCCGGAGTCGAAGGTGGGTGAAGCCTTCCTGCGCCGGGTGCGCGCCGACGCCGACGCCGGGCGGGTCACCCAGGTCCGCGCCGAAGGTCCGGGCATCCGCCAGCTGTTCAAGACCCTGAAGGATGGCGGCGTGGTCGGAATCCTCCCCGACCAGCAGCCGAAGGCCGGCGATGGCGTGTTCGCCCCGTTCTTCGGGCGGCAGGCGCTCACCATGACGCTGCTCTCGCGCCTGGCTGAGCGCAGCGGCGCGACCGTGCTGTTCTGCAGCTGCGAACGGCTGGAGGGGCCGGACCTGGCCTATGCCCTGCGCATCGACCCGGCACCCGAGGCGATCCACGACCCCGACACCACGGCTTCGGTCGCCGCCCTGAATGCCGGCGTGGAGCGGATGGCGCGGCGCGCGCCGGCGCAGTACCAGTGGACCTACAAGCGCTACACCCTGCGCCCGCCGGGCAGCGGCGAAACCAATCCCTATCGCGACCTGGAGACCGGACGATGA
- a CDS encoding glycosyltransferase family 2 protein, producing the protein MDTSSAPGPALSACIIAFNEADRIGDCLASLAFCDEIVVVDSGSTDDTAAIARAAGARVLQRAFDGFRSQKDFAVGQATHDWVLCLDADERVDDALRTSILAARAAAFDGAAGYRFARLDHYFGRFLRHGNAYPDRVLRLFDRRRGGWRGNREVHEAASVDGRVATLAGDLVHYPYRSLEQQLAKTQRYARMMAEHDFARGRRASLRKLVLAPAWRFWRGYVLRAGFLDGWHGLVYAYVRANYVRQKTVMLWLLQNGQPVATPPSARAD; encoded by the coding sequence ATCGACACGTCCTCGGCCCCAGGGCCCGCCCTCTCGGCCTGCATTATCGCGTTCAACGAGGCCGACCGGATCGGCGACTGCCTGGCGTCGCTCGCGTTCTGCGACGAGATCGTCGTGGTCGATTCCGGCTCGACCGACGACACCGCAGCCATCGCCCGCGCCGCGGGCGCACGGGTGCTGCAGCGCGCCTTCGATGGCTTCCGCAGCCAGAAGGACTTCGCGGTCGGGCAGGCGACGCACGACTGGGTGCTCTGCCTGGATGCCGACGAACGCGTGGACGACGCGCTGCGGACGTCGATCCTTGCCGCGCGCGCCGCTGCTTTCGACGGCGCGGCGGGCTACCGCTTCGCCCGGCTCGACCACTACTTCGGCCGTTTCCTCCGCCACGGCAACGCCTATCCCGACCGGGTGCTGCGCCTGTTCGACCGCCGACGCGGCGGCTGGCGCGGAAACCGCGAAGTGCATGAAGCCGCCAGCGTCGACGGCCGCGTGGCCACCCTGGCGGGCGACCTGGTCCACTATCCCTACCGCTCGCTGGAGCAGCAGCTGGCCAAGACCCAGCGCTACGCGCGGATGATGGCCGAGCATGACTTCGCCCGCGGCCGCCGCGCCTCGTTGCGCAAGCTGGTGCTGGCGCCGGCCTGGCGCTTCTGGCGCGGCTACGTGCTGCGCGCCGGCTTCCTCGACGGCTGGCACGGGCTGGTCTACGCCTATGTGCGCGCCAACTACGTGCGCCAGAAGACGGTCATGCTCTGGCTGCTGCAGAACGGGCAGCCGGTGGCGACGCCGCCGTCCGCGCGCGCCGACTGA
- a CDS encoding PH domain-containing protein: MSADAEGWQSLPPRARTLFLLTDAAGWGLLAVPAIILAGVLLERPLPAMPVAFAALVILPAWGVWMALRRFRYARWLIDGTGLGYRRGRMWQVETRVPRTRVQHVDLKRGPLERHFGLATLVVHTAGTRDRAVAVAGLDAEDASRLRDTLARQIDQDDDDHAAG; this comes from the coding sequence ATGAGCGCCGACGCCGAGGGCTGGCAGTCCCTGCCGCCCAGGGCCCGCACCCTGTTCCTGCTCACCGACGCCGCCGGCTGGGGCCTGCTCGCGGTGCCGGCCATCATCCTTGCCGGCGTCCTGCTGGAGCGGCCGCTGCCGGCGATGCCGGTGGCCTTCGCCGCCCTGGTCATACTCCCGGCCTGGGGCGTCTGGATGGCCCTGCGGCGCTTCCGCTACGCGCGCTGGCTGATCGACGGCACCGGGCTGGGCTATCGGCGCGGCCGCATGTGGCAGGTCGAGACCCGGGTGCCGCGCACCCGCGTCCAGCACGTCGACCTGAAGCGCGGCCCGCTCGAGCGCCATTTCGGGCTCGCGACCCTGGTGGTGCACACCGCCGGCACGCGCGACCGCGCCGTCGCCGTTGCCGGCCTGGATGCGGAGGATGCGTCGCGCCTTCGCGACACCCTCGCGCGCCAGATCGACCAGGACGACGATGACCACGCCGCCGGCTGA
- a CDS encoding CDP-glycerol glycerophosphotransferase has translation MAEYLLFATERYALPILQPLADALQDAGHGVHAWLVDGAAQSRLAAPVRAIASAREAVGLRPRAVFSAANWVPPFVGGAKVQLFHGFNVEKREDARGHFRLRGLFDLYCTQGPATTAPFQALAKQAGHFQVVETGWPKLDPLFGPEPPLAASLRAQAGGRGVVMSAATFTERLSAAPHLYEAIAAQVADGRYYWLLTLHPKCAPALFARYRALAGPNAAFVEPEQLVEAQRAADVLLADTTSVVSEFVVQRKTVVTFRNRAPKPHMIDFDDPAQLPAMLDHAFAPEPGLQAALAAYADSIHPWRDGRSSQRVLAATEALLAGELGRLRRRPLTALYRGLQIRRELGYWGPTGR, from the coding sequence ATGGCGGAATACCTGTTGTTCGCGACGGAACGCTATGCGCTGCCCATCCTGCAGCCGCTGGCCGATGCGCTGCAAGACGCCGGCCACGGCGTGCACGCCTGGCTGGTCGACGGCGCGGCGCAGTCGCGGCTCGCGGCGCCGGTGCGCGCGATCGCCAGCGCGCGCGAGGCCGTGGGATTGCGCCCGCGCGCGGTGTTCAGCGCCGCCAACTGGGTGCCGCCCTTCGTCGGCGGGGCCAAGGTGCAGCTGTTCCACGGCTTCAACGTCGAGAAGCGCGAGGACGCGCGCGGCCATTTCCGCCTGCGCGGACTGTTCGACCTGTACTGCACCCAGGGGCCGGCCACGACCGCGCCATTCCAGGCGCTGGCGAAGCAGGCCGGGCACTTCCAGGTGGTCGAGACCGGCTGGCCCAAGCTCGATCCGCTGTTCGGCCCGGAGCCACCGCTGGCGGCGTCACTGCGTGCGCAGGCCGGCGGCCGTGGCGTGGTGATGTCGGCGGCCACCTTCACCGAGCGGCTGAGCGCCGCGCCGCACCTCTACGAGGCGATCGCGGCACAGGTCGCCGATGGCCGGTACTACTGGCTGCTGACCCTGCATCCGAAATGCGCGCCGGCGCTGTTCGCGCGCTACCGCGCGCTGGCCGGCCCGAACGCGGCCTTCGTCGAGCCGGAGCAGCTGGTCGAGGCCCAGCGTGCCGCCGACGTGCTGCTGGCCGACACCACCTCGGTGGTCAGCGAGTTCGTCGTCCAGCGCAAGACCGTGGTGACCTTCCGCAACCGCGCGCCGAAGCCGCACATGATCGACTTCGACGATCCCGCGCAGCTGCCGGCCATGCTGGACCATGCGTTCGCGCCGGAGCCGGGACTGCAGGCCGCGCTGGCCGCCTACGCCGACAGCATCCACCCCTGGCGCGACGGGCGGTCCTCGCAGCGCGTGCTCGCCGCCACCGAGGCGCTGCTGGCCGGTGAGCTGGGCCGGCTGCGGCGGCGGCCGCTCACGGCCCTGTATCGCGGCCTGCAGATCCGTCGCGAGCTGGGGTACTGGGGACCGACGGGGCGTTGA
- the dtd gene encoding D-aminoacyl-tRNA deacylase, whose translation MLLLLQRVTRACVEIDGGTVGRIGPGLLVLAGIEPGDGDAEVARMARRLLAYRVFADDAGRMNRSLSDTGGGLLLVSQFTLAADTRSGLRPGFSTAAAPAEAERTFSALVAECRRLHLRGVETGRFGAHMSVSLTNDGPVTFLLRS comes from the coding sequence ATGCTCCTGCTGCTGCAGCGCGTGACCCGCGCCTGCGTCGAGATCGACGGCGGGACCGTCGGCCGCATCGGGCCGGGCCTGCTGGTGCTGGCGGGCATCGAACCCGGGGATGGCGACGCCGAGGTCGCGCGCATGGCGCGGCGCCTGCTGGCCTACCGGGTATTCGCCGACGACGCGGGAAGGATGAACCGGTCGCTGTCCGACACCGGCGGAGGGCTCCTGCTGGTGAGCCAGTTCACCCTGGCCGCGGACACGCGTTCCGGGCTGCGACCGGGCTTCAGCACCGCCGCGGCACCTGCCGAGGCTGAACGCACGTTCAGCGCCCTGGTCGCGGAATGCCGGCGCCTGCATCTCCGGGGGGTGGAAACCGGCCGCTTCGGGGCCCATATGTCGGTAAGCCTGACCAACGATGGTCCGGTCACCTTCCTGCTGCGTTCCTGA